In the genome of Fulvivirga maritima, one region contains:
- a CDS encoding Hsp70 family protein yields MERKMIIGIDLGTTNSLVSVWMPDNGIVMIPNRYGDTLTPSVVGLDDTGQVIVGKSARERLLTHPDQTVALIKRHMGEDVSFLLGEEVYRPEELSAYILKSLKQDAETYLGEEVTQCMISVPAYFTNVQRQATQAAAKIAGLEVVRLINEPTAAALAYGIQEETDCQYLVLDLGGGTFDVTLLDYFETVLSVNSSSGDKKLGGEDFTLAIVDYIVQNIQVEESSLSAKDRIKIRNAAEYLKHSLSDHEEVETRIQLEAGEQKIMLSRFTFMRISEELLNRIKKTIIRTIRDAEVKLDEIEKVILVGGSSRIAIYKDFIKSLLKKEPELKINIDESICVGVTVAVELKNENPAFGEVILTDVAPHSLGIEISKRTSHGWASGVFSSIIDRNSFVPCSFEKSYSTIEPYQPSIQFDIYQGESLEVKQNLKIGSLTIPLTPKQETQSATVRFTYDINGVLLVDIQSDETGHSVQSVLIQNESMMKDLDVTRSISKLQEIKKENPFESTNEHLLAWASRLYQEVPSHYAYSIENAIMEFKAILENGSLPLKKKAQRQLKDFLQQMEQHTIDVLS; encoded by the coding sequence ATGGAACGAAAAATGATCATCGGAATAGATTTAGGAACCACCAATAGCCTCGTGTCAGTCTGGATGCCAGATAATGGAATAGTGATGATACCCAATCGCTACGGAGATACATTAACTCCCTCAGTAGTAGGATTAGATGATACCGGACAGGTGATTGTCGGTAAATCAGCACGTGAGCGTTTGCTCACTCACCCAGATCAAACAGTGGCTTTGATTAAACGGCATATGGGTGAAGATGTCAGTTTTTTACTTGGAGAGGAAGTATACCGTCCCGAAGAACTTTCTGCTTATATCCTTAAGTCACTCAAGCAGGATGCAGAAACTTATTTAGGAGAGGAAGTCACGCAATGCATGATTAGCGTGCCGGCGTATTTTACCAATGTGCAACGACAGGCTACCCAGGCCGCAGCTAAAATTGCCGGTCTGGAAGTGGTTCGCCTCATCAATGAACCAACGGCTGCCGCTCTAGCTTACGGCATTCAGGAAGAAACGGACTGTCAGTACCTCGTGCTCGATCTGGGTGGTGGCACTTTTGATGTCACGCTGCTGGATTACTTTGAAACAGTGCTCAGTGTAAACTCTTCGAGTGGCGATAAAAAACTTGGTGGAGAGGATTTTACTCTGGCAATAGTAGACTATATCGTGCAGAATATACAGGTTGAAGAATCTAGCTTGTCGGCTAAAGACCGTATCAAAATCCGTAATGCAGCAGAATACCTCAAACATTCATTATCTGATCATGAAGAAGTAGAAACACGTATTCAATTAGAAGCGGGTGAGCAGAAAATCATGCTTTCGCGATTCACCTTCATGCGAATCAGTGAGGAACTCCTCAACAGAATTAAGAAAACGATCATCCGTACCATCAGAGATGCCGAAGTGAAACTTGATGAAATTGAAAAAGTGATACTGGTTGGAGGTTCTTCGCGTATAGCTATTTATAAGGATTTCATAAAATCACTACTTAAAAAAGAGCCCGAACTGAAAATCAATATCGATGAGTCAATTTGTGTGGGAGTTACTGTAGCCGTGGAGCTCAAAAATGAGAATCCAGCTTTTGGAGAAGTTATCTTAACCGATGTTGCTCCCCACTCTCTGGGAATAGAGATATCGAAAAGAACGAGTCATGGCTGGGCCAGTGGCGTGTTTTCTTCCATCATTGATCGTAATAGCTTTGTGCCTTGCTCTTTTGAAAAATCATACAGTACCATTGAACCCTATCAGCCATCTATACAGTTCGATATTTACCAGGGTGAAAGCCTTGAGGTAAAACAAAACCTTAAAATCGGGTCGCTCACTATACCGCTAACGCCTAAGCAAGAGACTCAATCCGCTACAGTGCGCTTCACATATGATATTAATGGCGTATTACTGGTAGATATCCAGTCTGATGAAACCGGGCATTCTGTACAAAGTGTTCTTATCCAAAACGAGTCGATGATGAAGGATCTGGATGTAACCCGTTCGATTAGTAAGTTACAAGAGATCAAAAAAGAAAATCCTTTTGAAAGCACCAACGAACACCTTCTGGCTTGGGCCTCTCGCCTGTATCAGGAAGTTCCTTCTCATTATGCTTATTCCATTGAAAATGCTATTATGGAGTTCAAGGCCATCCTGGAAAACGGCAGTTTGCCACTCAAGAAAAAAGCTCAACGTCAGCTAAAAGATTTCTTACAACAAATGGAACAGCACACTATTGATGTTCTATCCTAA
- a CDS encoding DUF1266 domain-containing protein, translated as MKQNIPSGILFNSQNADETVLATAKDKLTIFLEKDAKQLQEDLRYALRTWSGEFAHDEQINKLLFLSLSQQQLLLQSLTLHSPEYLKSKFIIENLNLFKTTSPKAFEADALAFRIQCAVVIDYLSLEEAFNMWSEIKRDLSNHYQSWNEYGTGYYIGQGLWLAHNNYDLQLPLSQTHSALTALKLQKNSPWQLNIWNEK; from the coding sequence ATGAAACAAAATATTCCTTCGGGAATATTGTTCAATTCTCAAAATGCAGATGAAACTGTCTTGGCAACGGCCAAAGATAAGCTCACTATTTTTTTAGAAAAGGATGCTAAACAATTACAGGAAGATCTCAGATACGCTTTACGCACATGGAGTGGAGAATTTGCGCATGACGAGCAGATTAATAAACTATTGTTTCTCTCGCTTTCTCAGCAGCAGCTATTACTTCAAAGCCTAACACTTCACTCTCCCGAATACCTGAAATCGAAGTTCATTATTGAGAACCTCAACTTGTTCAAAACCACCAGCCCAAAAGCTTTTGAAGCCGATGCTTTGGCTTTCCGAATACAGTGCGCTGTGGTCATTGATTACTTATCATTAGAAGAGGCTTTTAACATGTGGAGTGAAATAAAAAGAGATTTGAGCAATCACTATCAAAGCTGGAATGAATACGGCACCGGATATTATATAGGTCAGGGGCTTTGGCTGGCTCATAATAATTATGATTTGCAGCTACCGCTCAGTCAGACCCACTCAGCACTCACTGCGCTAAAGTTGCAAAAAAACTCTCCCTGGCAATTAAACATATGGAACGAAAAATGA